One stretch of Oncorhynchus gorbuscha isolate QuinsamMale2020 ecotype Even-year linkage group LG21, OgorEven_v1.0, whole genome shotgun sequence DNA includes these proteins:
- the LOC124007617 gene encoding cocaine- and amphetamine-regulated transcript protein-like: MASILLLFLAASCCAFLCLADDTSLEFETRALEFPHKSQEEKDLIEALQEVLEKLKNKQMPLSEKKLGWLPSCDAGEQCAVRKGARVGTLCGCPRGTTCNFYVLKCL; the protein is encoded by the exons ATGGCCAGCATTCTACTGCTTTTCCTCGCAGCCTCCTGCTGCGCATTTCTCTGTCTCGCTGACGACACCTCCTTGGAGTTTGAGACTCGCGCTCTAGAGTTCCCCCACAAATCACAAGAAGAGAAGGATCTG ATTGAAGCTTTACAAGAAGTTCTGGAGAAACTGAAGAACAAACAGATGCCGTTATCAGAAAAGAAGCTCGGCTGGCTGCCGTCG TGTGACGCGGGCGAGCAGTGCGCTGTTCGCAAAGGTGCGCGTGTCGGAACACTGTGCGGGTGTCCGCGTGGGACTACGTGCAACTTCTATGTCCTCAAGTGTT